A genomic stretch from Vanrija pseudolonga chromosome 6, complete sequence includes:
- the STB4 gene encoding putative transcriptional regulatory protein STB4: MQHSTAKTTIDSLALDGGFTSIMPGGESSTRRQRIAMACQYCRHRKIKCCGSTPCANCTRARRTCDYSPVPEEVNRATREKKAAAKAAKSAFAHRPTPYFVDHQSVYGMPYLAGPGPIRGTHVPPRRAYTTPTMTMSPYSPLPPQAPAMSSPAHFESPWFNGPPVPVISVSPMVPVMPHSAEPLPVPEFEDHHHAYAQYTTAPVSPTESSASSTTQYPMPMTPVRKTILQTPPHTPSAAYFQAATPNMLSYTPQPFPFSPSPLAQSTFQSSPTLCPGLPVQQKLPPPQPQQPLVGLGIGLTAADEGISYIPMANDYLTASNVWTQPEASPYLS; encoded by the exons atgCAACACTCGACTGCCAAGACGACCATTGacagcctcgcgctcgacggtgGCTTCACTTCCATCATGCCTGGAGGCGAGTCCTCCACCCGCAGGCAGCGCATTGCCATGGCCTGCCAGTACTGCCGTCACCG CAAGATCAAGTGCTGCGGCTCGACCCCATGCGCCAACTGcactcgtgctcgccgcacGTGCGACTACTCGCCCGTCCCAGAGGAGGTCAACCGTGCTACTCGCGAGAAGAAGGCtgcggccaaggctgccaaGTCGGCCTTTGCTCACCGCCCAACGCCATACTTTGTCGACCACCAGTCGGTCTATGGCATGCCCTACCTGGCTGGCCCAGGTCCCATCCGTGGCACTCAcgtccctcctcgtcgcgcctacaccacgccgacgatgacAATGTCGCCCTACtcgcctcttcctcctcagGCCCCGGCCATGTCCTCGCCTGCTCACTTCGAGTCGCCCTGGTTCAACGGACCCCCCGTGCCCGTCATCAGCGTCTCCCCCATGGTCCCCGTCATGCCTCACTCGGCCGAGCCCCTGCCAGTTCCCGAGTTCGaggaccaccaccacgcgtACGCCCAGTACACCACGGCGCCGGTTTCGCCCACTgagtcgtcggcctcgtccacgACCCAGTACCCCATGCCCATGACCCCGGTTCGCAAGACGATCCTCCAGACCCCGCCCCACACACCATCAGCCGCCTACTTCCAGGCCGCCACCCCCAACATGCTGTCCTACACGCCGCAGCCGTTCCCCTTCTCGCCATCCCCGTTGGCGCAGTCGACCTTCCAGTCGTCCCCCACGCTCTGCCCCGGCCTCCCCGTTCAGCAGAagctcccccctccccagcccCAACAGCCCCTGGTGGGCCTCGGTATCGGCTTgactgccgccgacgagggcatcTCTTACATTCCCATGGCAAATGACTACCTCACTGCCAGCAACGTTTGGACCCAGCCCGAGGCTTCCCCATACCTTTCCTAG
- the CWC27 gene encoding Peptidyl-prolyl isomerase CWC27: MSNLYATEPTPNGKVIVDTTAGEIEIELWGKEAPKAVRNFLQLAMEGYYDGVIFHRIVKDFIIQTGDPTGTGMGGESIYGEPFSDEIHSRLRFNRRGLLGMANNSKRNTNNSQWFITLDRADELTGRHTLFGRIQGPTYYNVLNIGNLEVDAEEKPLVPPKIRGIRIIENPFDDIVPRITAAEKRAQIQARIELKKENEIREKRARAKKNTGLLSFGDAEEEQEAAVVIKKKDMSRSDLVAGQSRDSSEPVASKSADEPRKAKREDSPKARTEERKTVDLKSIRSEHERQKLGDKNARSSKIDRLQDDLRYLKKRQGEGSDSESDDSTSHKKRRKGADYLEEEMAKYTAGRGRAAKRSYNRKSRRDDDDDLMKDLSMFSKKVLAVDPDAAYDSDDEKGAEGGEEGVEVDDDVGWLRHALKFQHEVSDETRRAEDEYTVIDPRAKARELAADEERKAKERIKSRK, from the exons ATGTCCAATCT ATATGCCACAGAG CCAACGCCAAATGGCAAGGTCATTGTGGACACCACTGCCGGTGAGATCGAG ATCGAGCTATGGGGGAAAGAGGCACCCAAGGCCGTTCGCAACTTTCTCCAGCTGGCAATGGAGG GCTACTATGACGGTGTGATCTTCCACCGCATTGTCAAGGACTTCATTATCCAGACGGGAGACCCCACTGGAACCGGAATGGGAGGCGAGAGCATCTATGGCGAGCCATTTAGTGACGAGATTCACAGCCGTTTGAGGTTCAACCG ACGAGGACTGTTGGGCATGGCAAACAACTCCAAGCGAAACACCAACAACTCGCAATGGTTTATTACATTGgatcgcgccgacgagctcacaGGCCGGCATACCCTCTTCGGCCGCATCCAGGGACCGACATACTACA ATGTGCTCAACATTGGCAACCTGGAAGTCGACGCAGAGGAGAAGCCCTTGGT TCCCCCAAAGATCCGTGGTATCAGGATCATTGAGAACCCGTTTGATGACATCGTGCCTCGTATCACGGCCGCGGAGAAGAGGGCCCAAATCCAGGCTCGTATAGAGTTGAAGAAGGAGAACGAAATCCGCGAGAAGCGCGCCAGGGCTAAGAA AAACACTGGCTTGTTGTCGTTTGGCGATGCAGAagaggagcaggaggcggcAGTGGTCATTAAGAAGAAGGATATGAGCCGAAGCGATC TCGTGGCGGGTCAAAGCCGTGACTCTAGTGAGCCTGTGGCATCCAAGTCGGCAGACGAGCCTCGCAAGGCGAAGCGTGAAGACTCGCCAAAGGCGCGGACCGAAGAGCGCAAG ACTGTCGACTTGAAATCTATTCGCAGCGAGCATGAGCGACAGAAGCTGGGTGACAA AAATGCCCGAAGCTCCAAGATTGATAGGCTCCAAGACGACCTGCGCTATCTGAAGAAACGCCAGGGTGAAGGTTCCGACTCTGAATCTGACGATTCAACGTCGCATAAGAAGCGCAGGAAGGGTGCAGACtacctcgaggaggagatggccAAGTACACTGCTGGCCGGGGACGAGCAGCGAAACGGTCATACAACCGCAAGAGCCGAcgcgatgatgacgacgatcTGATGAAGGACCTCTCAATGTTCAGCAAGAAGGTCCTGGCGGTTGATCCAGACGCCGCATACGACAGTGATGATGAGAAGGGAGCCGAaggtggcgaggaaggcgtggaggtggacgacgatGTGGGATGGCTGCGACACGCTCTCAAGTTCCAGCATGAGGTGTCTGATGagacgcgtcgcgccgaggacgagtacaCT GTCATTGATCCCCGAGCCAAGGCTCGCGAGTTGGCtgcggacgaggagcgaAAGGCCAAGGAACGGATCAAGTCTCGAAAGTGA
- the RRI1 gene encoding COP9 signalosome complex subunit 5: MEAAARSTFEINNNVQLLGAADQAFLYDDKALRQQAPWENDPHYFQTVKISAVALIKMTIHARSGGQYEIMGVMYGKVRDHTFWIMDAAALPVQGTETRVNAGVEAYEYMVQFQAANKTAGKNEELCGWYHSHPGYGCWLSGIDVNTQLTNQKFTDPYLAVVIDPNRTVSAGKVEIGAFRTFPEGYTPPSAGSSEYQSIPIDKIEDFGAHANAYYPLNVEIYKSKADEQLLELLWNKYWVATLSQSLILTNRAYGTSQIKDLNAKLRSTTDGKLSESTSELKLKAPPPTLESAGDKGSKKKEDPYVGVETTASALSGPHKDRQVEIIANEIQNGITVQVIKNQLFNQRLDMYLRERKLIQSAPLSALAGTRLGIDVNYYVRTLLQDPDQREPLIASTGGLPLSLANRIESDLRQLDKAGIKPVFVFSGLPLASRPLPKGPNSQMERENHVKNEAWNYYEDGQVDRAVVALTQVRGGLWIDPNEVVRIFLRAFKHRFVEYVIAPYLASAQLAYLLRHPKGYIHAIWSDSETLLWSVDKVITSIEWSGNFTFLDKTRVRTDLGMTPEQFLDLSLLSGCSLLRTFPPYADSFQIRVIIDIVRHLKTGIAACQQFRDHPQMKALGYTESFMRARLAVKFSLVLTTEGTCLPLPLVVPPQGAVVTATDVPSDLDEIFSPRLPDELYFLLCRGMVSSSLVGYLTSGYIDERQPLADSPEYRRFIKDIITEGATSPRCTTLALLTAGLHPQWAQKRVHAHYYFDQPYAPPQGAVVPIADPLTQTLVEKCATWMVPHHVVGDELRRQSSSTIDLKLCIGTLEKEETAAYTKKEKAAKILEKKDEIVANIIWRFLDVRGFVSANHQQTAMGKAFHAASASARVTDKLQEAIYIVLELLRAGVVHGHRFGGPNAPLLSGGPSFGSDEEQSNTLLIMRVLSVVPLNFRPEQWAGPLSRELLVFNSFVKATSKALRQLLEAINVHILLTGNARRMRDDYLDMCISLPFQSDVNTGFGILAKTYLDAATIHFGDTITEENAGSDDVKQAKQSALQFVDQAFTGVKSPTQEVERGFRFWDAIMVAIRTLDQEQGPKPSVVNTVIQPDIIEQFERADKWLRPMRP, translated from the exons ATGGAGGCCGCAGCGCGTAGCACCTTTGAAATCAACAACAACGTCCAG ctgctcggcgcagcCGACCAGGCCTTCCTCTATGACGACAAGGCTCTTCGGCAACAGGCGCCTTGGGAGAATGA CCCGCACTACTTCCAGACGGTCAAGatctcggccgtcgcgctgaTCAAGATG ACTATCCACGCGCGCTCGGGTGGCCAGTACGAGATCATGGGCGTCATGTACGGCAAGGTTCGCGACCACACCTTCTGGATCATGGACGCTGCCGCTCTCCCTGTTCAAGGAACCGAGACGCGTGTGAACGCTGGTGTTGAG GCCTACGAATACATGGTGCAATTCCAGGCCGCGAATAAGACTGCTGGAAAGAATGAGGAGCTTTGTGGATGGTACCACTC GCACCCTGGCTACGGTTGCTGGCTGTCGGGTATCGACGTCAACACTCAACTCACCAACCAGAAGTTCACCGACCCATACCTGGCCGTTGTG ATTGACCCCAACCGCACCGTGTCCGCCGGCAAAGTCGAGATTGGAGCGTTCCGCACCTTCCCCGAG GGCTACACACCACCCTCAGCGGGAAGCTCCGAGTACCAGTCGATTCCCATCGACAAGATCGAAGACTTTGGCGCACACGCCAACGCCTACTACCCGCTCAATGTTGAGATCTACAAGTCtaaggccgacgagcagcttTTGGAACTGCTGTGGAACAAGTACTGGGTTGCCACTCTCAGTCAAAGTCTCATCCTCACG AACCGCGCCTACGGCACCTCTCAGATCAAGGACCTGAATGCCAAGCTGAGATCCACCACCGATGGGAAGCTTTCAGAGTCGACTTCGGAGCTCAAGTTGAAggctcctcctccgactCTGGAATCGGCCGGCGATAAGGGCAGCAAGAAGAAAGAGGACCCATATGTTGGAGTGGAGACGACTGCGTCGGCGCTCAGTGGACCTCACAAGGACAGGCAAGTGGAAATT ATCGCGAATGAGATCCAGAACGGCATCACTGTGCAGGTGATTAAGAACCAGCTCTTCAACCAGCGCCTTGATA TGTACCTTCGCGAGCGCAAGCTCATAcagtcggcgccgctgagcgcgctcgccggcacGCGACTCGGCATCGATGTCAACTACTATGTTCGAACGCTACTCCAGGACCCCGACCAGAGGGAGCCTTTGATTGCGTCTACTGGTGGTCTTCCGCTGTCGCTTGCAAACCGCATTGAGAGCGATCTGCGtcagctcgacaaggccggcATCAAGCCAGTCTTCGTCTTCTCTGGCctgccgctcgcctcgcggCCCCTGCCGAAGGGTCCCAACTCGCAGATGGAGAGAGAGAACCATGTCAAGAACGAGGCGTGGAACTACTATGAGGACGGCCAGGTCGACAGAGCCGTCGTTGCCCTCACGCAGGTCCGTGGGGGCCTCTGGATCGACCCCAACGAGGTCGTTCGCATCTTCCTCCGTGCCTTCAAGCATCGCTTCGTGGAGTATGTCATTGCTCCCTACCTCGCGTCGGCACAG CTTGCATACCTGTTGAGACACCCCAAGGGCTACATTCACGCCATTTGGTCCGACTCGGAGACGCTCTTATGGTCGGTCGACAAGGTCATCACGTCGATTGAGTGGTCTGGCAACTTCACTTTCCTCGACAAGACGCGTGTCCGAACTGATCTTGGAATGACACCCGAGCAGTTCTTGGATCTCAGCCTGTTGTCGGGCTGCTCGCTGTTGCGCACATTCCCTCCCTACGCCGACAGCTTCCAAATCCGGGTCATCATTGACATTGTCCGTCACTTAAAGACCGGCATCGCTGCGTGCCAGCAGTTCCGTGACCATCCCCAGATGAAGGCTCTCGGCTACACTGAGAGCTTCATGCGTGCAAGGTTGGCCGTCAAGTTCTCCCTCGTCCTCACGACTGAGGGAACCTGTCTGCCACTGCCTCTTGTGGTGCCGCCTCAAGGTGCAGTGGTGACGGCGACCGATGTCCCCTCGGACCTCGATGAGATCTTCTCGCCCCGCCTCCCTGACGAGCTCTACTTCCTGCTGTGCCGTGGTATGGTCTCGTCAAGCCTCGTTGGATACCTCACCTCCGGATACATCGATGAGAGACAGCCTCTGGCGGATTCGCCCGAGTACCGCCGGTTCATCAAGGATATCATCACCGAAGGCGCGACTTCTCCTCGGTGCACCACCCTCGCCTTGCTGACAGCGGGCTTGCACCCCCAGTGGGCTCAGAAGCGTGTT CACGCCCACTACTACTTTGACCAGCCCTATGCGCCACCACAGGGCGCCGTTGTCCCCATTGCGGACCCTCTCACGCAGACTCTGGTCGAAAAGTGTGCCACCTGGATGGTGCCTCACCATGTTGTTGGAGACGAGCTCCGGAGACAGAGC TCATCCACCATTGACCTCAAGCTGTGTATCGGCACGctggagaaggaggagacCGCAGCCTACaccaagaaggagaaggcaGCAAAGATCCTCGAGAAGAAGGATGAAATCGTTGCCAACATCATCTGGAGGTTCCTGGATGTCCGAGG CTTTGTTAGTGCAAACCATCAGCAGACGGCTATGGGCAAGGCTTTCCATGCCGCCAGCGCATCTGCCCGTGTCACCGACAAGCTGCAGGAGGCCATTTACATCGTCCTGGAGCTCTTGAGGGCTGGCGTTGTTCACGGCCACAGGTTTGGCGGCCCCAATGCGCCACTTCTGTCTGGTGGTCCCAGCTTCGggtcggacgaggagcagaGCAACACATTGCTCATTATGCGCGTTCTGAGTGTGGTCCCTCTGAACTTCCGG CCCGAGCAATGGGCGGGACCGCTCTCTCGTGAACTCTTGGTGTTCAACTCGTTTGTCAAGGCCACATCAAAGGCTCTCCGTCAGCTGCTTGAGGCGATCAACGTCCACATCCTCTTGACAGGGAATGCGCGCCGCATGCGTGACGACTACCTGGATATGTGCATTA GTCTTCCGTTCCAAAGCGACGTAAACACTGGATTCGGAATCCTTGCCAAGACGTATCTTGACGCGGCGACGATCCACTTTGGTGATACTATCACCGAAGAGAACGCGGGCTCGGATGACGTGAAGCAGGCCAAGCAGTCTGCGCTCCAGTTTGTTGATCAGGCGTTCACGGGCGTCAAGAGCCCAACGCAGGAAGTCGAACGAGGCTTCCGCTTTTGGGATGCA ATCATGGTCGCCATACGTACACTTGACCAGGAACAGGGGCCCAAACCCTCCGTCGTCAACACGGTCATCCAGCCGGATATTATTGAGCAGTTTGAGCGGGCAGACAAGTGGCTGCGGCCGATGCGGCCATAG
- the vps74 gene encoding Vacuolar protein sorting-associated protein 74, which yields MSGEGLTRRRGGGGGSPALNSGGEQQPSAPSSSGQSRPSSRVMSASANSGSIEGRPKVAYDPRDFNDDSETKENPRLTLMEEVLLLGLKDKAGYLSFWNDNISYALRGCILIELALRRRIAMVRDPSRRRLALADRLIEVIDDRQTGETILDEALKMIKSSEKYGAGAWVDLMSGETWNVMKIGYQLKQVRERLAKGLVDKGVLRTEKRNFLLFDMATHPIADMNAKEDVLRRCLSLLTARTAAIPPQAVYKEGVKYRYMRAACLVCAAYASSVLENALQRLSYDSREAAFVRCDEILAEFSTWPFGIGTADQAGPVTVGGGSRRRDGGSGVGRESVQELVREVRKEMSSSSNGTAGAGGGAEDQEELCFEVVATVLEIFGRMDSLL from the exons ATGTCCGGTGAAGGTCTCACCCGCCGTcgcggtgggggcggtggcTCCCCCGCACTCAACTCGGGCGGTGAACAGCAGCCGTCGGCACCATCATCGTCGGGCcagtcgaggccgtcgtcgagagTCATGTCGGCGAGTGCCAACTCTGGATCCATCGAGGGGCGCCCAAAGGTCGCGTACGACCCCCGCGACTTTAACGATGACAGCGAGACCAAGGAGAACCCGCGCCTGACCCTGATGGAGGAGGTTCTCCTGCTGGGtctcaaggacaaggcc GGTTACCTCTCATTCTGGAACGACAACATCTCTTACGCCCTCCGTGGCTGCATTCTtatcgagctcgcgctccgtcGCCGTATTGCCATGGTCCGCGACCCATCCCGGCGTCGCCTTGCTCTCGCGGACCGCCTGATCGAGGTTATCGATGACCGCCAGACGGGAGAGACTATTCTGGACGAGGCCCTCAAGATGATCAAGAGTAGCGAGAAGTATGGAGCTGGGGCTTGGGTTGACCTCATGAGTG GAGAGACCTGGAATGTTATGAAGATCGGGTATCAGCTCAAGCAGGTCCGCGAACGACTTGCCAAAGGCCTTGTCGACAAGGGCGTCCTGCGCACCGAGAAGCGCAACTTCCTTCTGTTCGACATGGCTACCCACCCAATTGCCGACATGAACGCGAAGGAGGATGTGCTGAGGCGGTGCTTGTCGCTTCTCACGGCTAGGACTGCCGCTATCCCTCCCCAGGCCGTGTACAAGGAGGGCGTCAAGTACCGCTACATGCGTGCTGCGTGTCTTGTTTGCGCTG CGTACGCTTCAAGTGTCCTTGAGAATGCTCTCCAGCGCTTGTCGTACGACTCACGAGAGGCTGCCTTTGTCCGCTGCGACGAGATCCTCGCCGAGTTCTCGACATGGCCCTTTGGCATTGGCACTGCGGACCAGGCCGGCCCGGTCACTGTGGGCGGAGggtcgcgtcgccgtgacggcggcagcggtgtTGGCCGCGAGAGCGTGCAGGAGTTGGTTCGCGAGGTCAGGAAGGagatgtcgtcgagctcgaacgGCACTGcgggtgccggtggtggagCCGAGGACCAGGAGGAGCTCTgcttcgaggtcgtcgcAACTGTCCTGGAAATCTTCGGCCGTATGGACAGCCTG CTTTGA
- the yomI gene encoding putative tape measure protein, translating to MVAISALALVALLPAFTIAAPHGGRNLPVARDEFRPAGRAVAAELDTRRRYRKRTCKAKTKAQVPAAAPSPAQAAPSPESAPADPSPAAASAAPTPAEAAPSPSAAAADAGADQAPSPADPSPAAETSSDSNAFNNLAAAPAAKPTPTPSSGGSSGGSSSGGLLNIGDSQCGPSDASPENPNGSEGWLNCGIDAGGWNPPHVTLADLKYKTLTADGPFAPCAPYISKFEQYGNQYGIPPILLASIALQESTCNPTVTGGNGESGLMQLIAAHCGDAPGGDCYNVDFNIGKGAEYFSQVLAQNNGNALAALGNYNGWRVGMTVADATRAKSQGNCFAQNNLDYLYQTVNGWMQGKEGYSIGQYFNLKNC from the exons ATGGTCGCCAtctccgccctcgccctcgtggcCCTCCTCCCGGCCTTCACCATCGCTGCCCCGCACGGCGGCCGCAATCTCCctgtcgcgcgcgacgaaTTCCGCCCCGCTGGccgggccgtcgccgccgagctcgacacgcgccgccgctaccGCAAGCGCACCTGCAAggccaagaccaaggcccaggtccctgccgccgcgccttccCCGGCCCAGGCGGCTCCTTCGCCCGagtccgcccccgccgacccttcgcccgcggccgcgtcTGCAGCCCCGACTCCGGCTGAGGCTGCCCCttcgcccagcgccgccgctgctgacgccggtgccgaccAGGCCCCGTCCCCCGCTGACCCTTCCCCCGCGGCTGAGACGTCGTCTGAT TCCAACGCATTCAacaacctcgccgcggcccccgccgccaagccgacCCCCACGCCCTCGAGTGGCGGTTCTTCGGGAGGCTCGAGCAGCGGTGGCCTCCTCAACATCGGTGACTC CCAGTGTGGCCCCTCCGACGCCTCGCCCGAGAACCCCAACGGCTCCGAGGGCTGGCTCAACTGTGGCATCGACGCCGGTGGCTGGAACCCTCCTCACgtcaccctcgccgacctcaagtACAAGACGCTGACCGCCGACGGTCCTTTCGCACCCTGCGCTCCTTACATTAGCAAGTTTGAGCAGTACGGCAACCAGTACGGCA TTCCTCCAATTCTCCTCGCCAGTATTGCTCTGCAGGAGTCGACTTGCAACCCGACTGTCACTGGTGGCAACGGCGAGTCCGGCCTCATGCAGCTGATTGCCGCGCACTGTGGCGATGCTCCGGGCGGAGA CTGCTACAACGTCGACTTCAACATTGGCAAGGGTGCCGAGTACTTCTCCCAGGTCCTGGCGCAGAACAACGGCAACGCTCTTGCT GCCCTCGGCAACTACAATGGATGGCGCGTTGGCATGACCGTTGCCGACGCCACCCGTGCCAAGTCCCAGGGCAACTGCTTCGCCCAGAACAACCTCGACTACCTCTACCAGACGGTCAACGGCTGGATGCAGGGCAAGGAGGGCTACAGCATTGGCCAATACT TCAACCTCAAGAACTGCTAG